The segment TTATGACCCGCGAAGTGGACAAGGATTTGGCGGGTACCGGTTACAGAAGACGAAAGGCTGCCGATCTGATGGAACGGGCACGTATTGTGAAGACCAGCGGTGCAGATGCCTTTATCAGCATTCATCTCAATGCGATCCCCTCTCCCCGCTGGTCCGGTGCCCAAACCTTTTATTACCCCACACTGGAGGCCAATAAAAAACTGGCGGAAAGTATCCAGTCCGAACTGATCCGCAACCTTGAAAACACCAATCGGAAGGCCCGATACAGCGGGGAAATCTACATACTGAAGACATCACCCGTTCCCACGGCCCTGGTGGAAGTCGGATTCCTGTCCAACCCCGCCGAGGCGGAGCTGTTGGGAGATGAAGCCTATCAGAAAAAGCTGGCCGCCGCGATCTACAATGGTCTCCTTCGTTATTACTCGGTTGAGGATTCAGCAAAGGATAAAGGATAGTGTGTTATAATCGGGTTGAAAATGAAAATGTCACAGTCATCGAGGTGTGAGCCCATGCTGACCGTTGAACAGATATTGGAGGCTCTCCGTAAAGTGGAAGAGCCGGAGTTGAAGAACAATCTGGTGGCACTGAACCTGGTCCGCAACATTCGGATCTTTGGGGATCGGGTGGCCTTGACCGTTATGCTTTTCTCCGAAGATTCTCCACACCGGGAATCGCTTCGGGAAGAAGTGATCGCCGCTCTTCGTCAAGCCGGCGCTGAAGAGGTGGAGATTGAATTTGACACCCTCTCCGCCAAAGAACAGGAAGCTTTGGCGGAGAGGATTCGCCGGGAACATCAGGAAAAGGTGCGTACCCGCCGGGCGGCCGGCCGCACCCCCTTGCAGCAGCAAAATCAGGTCCCCTCACTCCTGTCCAAGGATTCCCCCACGGAATTCATTTCGGTCGCCAGCGGGAAAGGGGGCGTCGGAAAATCCACCGTTGCCGTCAATCTGGCTGTGGCACTGGCCCGGGAAGGAAAACGGGTGGGAGTGATTGATGCGGATATCTACGGATTCAGCGTCCCGGATATGATGGGGATCGAAGAGCGGCCTGCGGTGGTGGATAAGACCATCTATCCTGTGGAACGTTTCGGCGTCAAAGTGATCTCCATGGGCTTTTTCGTGGAGGAAAATGCACCTGTCATCTGGCGGGGACCGATGTTGGGCAAAATGTTGCGCAACTTCTTCCAGGAGGTGGATTGGGGAGAACTGGATTATATGATTCTTGATCTGCCGCCGGGAACCGGAGATGTCGCCCTCGATGTCCATCAGATGTTGCCTCAAAGTAAGGAACTGTTGGTCACCACCCCTCATGCCACCGCCGCTTTCGTGGCTGCCCGGGCAGGAGCGATGGCCATCCACACGAAACATGAGATCCTCGGTGTGGTGGAAAATATGGCCTATTACCAATGCTCTTCCTGCGGAAACCGCGACTACATATTCGGCCGGGACGGAGGGGAAAAGTTGGCTGAAGAACTGAATACGGAACTGCTCATCCAGATTCCTCTCGGGGCTCCCGACAACGGCAATCCCGAGGATCCCGACTTCTCCCCGTCCATTTATGAAGAGGGGAGTCCCACAGGTCAACTTTACCGCGATCTGGCACGGAAAGTGTTGGACCGGACTTGAACACCGCCGGTTCACAGAGAACGATATCAGCAGTCACCGGTGATCCCGATGGCGAATCGGAACGAGAGATGACTGCACCGGCACCGGCCCTCGCCGGTGTCTTTATTTTGGAAAGAGGAGATGGAATATGGGAGCGTTGATTCGGATCGATGCCGTGACCAAACGGTACCGCGGCGCCCATGGTACCGTAACCCCCCTGAACAGGATTTCCGCGGAGATTCCACAGGGGAGACTGGTGGTCTTTATGGGCCCCTCGGGAACGGGGAAGAGCACGCTGTTTCGCCTCCTGAACCGTCTCGAAAATCCCGATGAAGGGGAGATCACTTATCGGGGAATTCCCCTGACAAAATGGGACCCGGTTCGCCTGCGGCGGGAGATGCACTATGTTCATCAAACTCCGATCCTGTTTTTGGACACCGTGGAGGAAAACCTGTCCTACCCTTTGTCTCTTCAGGGTGAAAAGGCATCGACGGACCGGATGAGAGAGGTGCTGGAACAGGTGGGACTGCCGGAGTCCTTCCTGAAGAGACCCGTCGATGGCTTGTCGGGAGGGGAGAAACAACGGGTCAATCTGGCCCGCTCCCTGATGCTGGACCCCCCTGTCCTGATGTTGGATGAACCGACATCCTCCCTCGATCCCAAAAGCGTCGAAACTGTGGAAAAAATGATGATCAGGATCCGGGATTTGGGTCGAACCGTCCTGTTAATCAGCCACGACCGGGAACAGGCGGAAAGAGTGGCCGATATGTTGTGGAAATTGGAAGTGGGGCGGTTGATCCCGGGGGAGGTGATGGGATGAGTACAACCGCAACCATCGCCACATTGGGGTTTATCATCATTGCCATGGCTCTTTCACTCTGGTTGAAATTGAAGTTGGAGCGGGAAATTCTGATCGCGACCATTCGGGCTGCCATTCAATTGATGGCGATCGGCTATGTACTGCAACTGATCTTTGCAGCGGACCGGTGGTATTTCGTCCTGGGAATGATACTTCTGTCCATCCTGGTGGCAGCCCGAAACTCAGCTTCCCGGGGAGCCGGCATACCCTGGATCTTCACCCGGGTTTTTGTCACCATCGCGGCTGTATCCGGTTTGACACTGGGGATGATGCTCTTTCTGGATATGATTGAACCCCGCCCGCAGACGTTGATTCCCATCAGTGGGATGCTGGTGGGCAATGCGATGGTGGTCTCCTCTCTCCTGTTGAATCGGATGAAAGAAAACGCGGAGACGATGAAAGAAGAGATCCTGGTGGCACTCTCACTGGGGGCCACCGGGGCGCAGGCCAGTCGCAGGGCCACCCATCGGGCGATTCGGGCCGGTATGATCCCGATCGTCGATTCGATGAAGACGGTGGGCCTGGTTCAACTCCCCGGGATGATGACGGGTTTGATCCTCGCCGGGACCAGCCCGGTGGAAGCGGTCCGCTATCAATTGTTGGTGATGTTTTCCTTTACCGCATCCAGTGCTCTGGTCAGCATTTTGCTGGGGTTGATGGTGTATCCCACACTGTTTAATTCAGCCCACCAGTTTGTGGGCTGGCAACAGACTGAAGGAGACAAGTGATGGAATAGCAATTTTCCAAGGGACCAAAAAACGGGGGTGGGGAATCCATGCTCTGAACAGTCCTGGGGCAGGATCCCGGCAAGATCCTATATCCCCATTTCACTCTCTTTTTTCTCCCCTCCTTCTTTTTGGCCCTCTTCCTGTGGCTTGCCGCCTTTTTCCGAAGGTGGCTTTTTCATGGCTTCACTGAGCAACTTGAGAAACTTTTCCTTGAAAGTGGGGCTCTCCAAGGCTTCTTCCATCACTTTTTGCATCCGCTTCCGGTTTTCCCTGCTTTTCATCACTTGGTTCAATTGCTTGGAAAATTCCGGGTCCTTCAGGATATCCAGCATCATCTTCTGATATTCGGGATCCTTCATCAACTGTTTTAACAGCTCTTTCTGCTCCTTTTGTGTCGCCTTGGCAAAGCTGGCGGCCACCTGGGGCTTTGCGAACAGCTTCTCCAGTTGTTTTCTCATTTTTGGATCCGACATCGACTGCGTGATCGCTTTCTCAACATCCTGATCCGAAATGATGATTTCTCTTTTGAATTCAGGTTCCCGGATGATCTCTTTCAAAGCTTTTTTTCCTTCTTGAGTGTGGAGGACATCCATCACCAACTGTTTTGATTCCCGATAGCCCTGTTGTTTGCTCTCCGGTTTGGGGTTGGGACTGCAGGATGTGAGGATGACCAGGAGTAAGGATAAGATCAGTGGGAGTGCCCGCTGTTTTGCTCTGTACATGAAAAGTCCGCCCTTCTGTTGGGAACTTCACCATTAATATGAGCAACCCGGTCAGATTTATAACAACGGGGAAACTGTTTCCTGTGGCA is part of the Kroppenstedtia eburnea genome and harbors:
- the cwlD gene encoding N-acetylmuramoyl-L-alanine amidase CwlD — its product is MEKWGEWARNRKVRLGVGAALAAIFLWVAATYGIPGDLSRNVWSMPLSGKVIVLDPGHGGYDGGAVSRSGLQEKGVTLDISLLLRDYLQESGALVIMTREVDKDLAGTGYRRRKAADLMERARIVKTSGADAFISIHLNAIPSPRWSGAQTFYYPTLEANKKLAESIQSELIRNLENTNRKARYSGEIYILKTSPVPTALVEVGFLSNPAEAELLGDEAYQKKLAAAIYNGLLRYYSVEDSAKDKG
- a CDS encoding Mrp/NBP35 family ATP-binding protein; its protein translation is MLTVEQILEALRKVEEPELKNNLVALNLVRNIRIFGDRVALTVMLFSEDSPHRESLREEVIAALRQAGAEEVEIEFDTLSAKEQEALAERIRREHQEKVRTRRAAGRTPLQQQNQVPSLLSKDSPTEFISVASGKGGVGKSTVAVNLAVALAREGKRVGVIDADIYGFSVPDMMGIEERPAVVDKTIYPVERFGVKVISMGFFVEENAPVIWRGPMLGKMLRNFFQEVDWGELDYMILDLPPGTGDVALDVHQMLPQSKELLVTTPHATAAFVAARAGAMAIHTKHEILGVVENMAYYQCSSCGNRDYIFGRDGGEKLAEELNTELLIQIPLGAPDNGNPEDPDFSPSIYEEGSPTGQLYRDLARKVLDRT
- a CDS encoding ABC transporter ATP-binding protein; protein product: MGALIRIDAVTKRYRGAHGTVTPLNRISAEIPQGRLVVFMGPSGTGKSTLFRLLNRLENPDEGEITYRGIPLTKWDPVRLRREMHYVHQTPILFLDTVEENLSYPLSLQGEKASTDRMREVLEQVGLPESFLKRPVDGLSGGEKQRVNLARSLMLDPPVLMLDEPTSSLDPKSVETVEKMMIRIRDLGRTVLLISHDREQAERVADMLWKLEVGRLIPGEVMG
- a CDS encoding ABC transporter permease, producing the protein MSTTATIATLGFIIIAMALSLWLKLKLEREILIATIRAAIQLMAIGYVLQLIFAADRWYFVLGMILLSILVAARNSASRGAGIPWIFTRVFVTIAAVSGLTLGMMLFLDMIEPRPQTLIPISGMLVGNAMVVSSLLLNRMKENAETMKEEILVALSLGATGAQASRRATHRAIRAGMIPIVDSMKTVGLVQLPGMMTGLILAGTSPVEAVRYQLLVMFSFTASSALVSILLGLMVYPTLFNSAHQFVGWQQTEGDK
- the gerD gene encoding spore germination lipoprotein GerD, producing the protein MYRAKQRALPLILSLLLVILTSCSPNPKPESKQQGYRESKQLVMDVLHTQEGKKALKEIIREPEFKREIIISDQDVEKAITQSMSDPKMRKQLEKLFAKPQVAASFAKATQKEQKELLKQLMKDPEYQKMMLDILKDPEFSKQLNQVMKSRENRKRMQKVMEEALESPTFKEKFLKLLSEAMKKPPSEKGGKPQEEGQKEGGEKKESEMGI